TGAATTTGCACCTACATGATTCTCGAAATCACGACTAGCCAAATTGATCGAGAGATTTCTCATCAACAATAGTACCTGTTTAAGAGACAGAGATAGAGACAATGAGATGCTAAGAGCTTGAGTAAGATACTTAAAATGTAAATTAAGAGGAAAGAACTAGATGAAAACCCAACAATAATTCTATATCAGAATATCCGTTAAACCTGGTGGTCGATAGAAATAGATCAGAGCACCATTGATTACTTTCAACAGAACATGGAGCATGCAGGAAAGCAGGGGTTGGTACTAGCAAAGAGACGCTACAGCTCTAAACAAAGGTGCAAAAGCAACTGTCACCTTCACGATGTAAACTACCTACCCTCAATTCATCAGGAAAAGCATATCACATACTTTTCGATATGACACGCTATTACAAGCCTTTAGATCCATCTAATTTTAGTTCCTTGTCTCATTGACTAAAAACCTAGTCTTTGTTTTGATTAGGTGATGGAATCCATTCAAATTACTGATCTTCAACATATCAAGGAATGCTGCAGCAACAAGAGGATCAGAAAAATCAAAGTTTAGAAAGCATACTGTCTCAATATCGATTGGGTCCATCTTCTTCAATTTCTGCAAATGGCCAGTCACATTTGGGTCAAAGACACTGCCTATGAAACTGTACACTTGAACAAAATCAGGGAGAACTGCATTCAAAAGAAAAGAGAGGTTAGTAGGCAATATTACAGAACTAGGTCAGGATACCAGTGCAGACTAAAGATTACTGTATAGCCTTGACAAAGAGAAATAAATATTACTGTATAGCTTGGACAAAGAGAAAGGTTAAAGTAGTCCAGAGGGATTGCAGACGGCAGAGTTAAGCACGTAATAAACAACATtgctaaaatagaaatagataAGCAAGACGACTCAAACATCAAATCAGCCCGGAGGTGCAAATTAGCTAAAGGACTAAATTGTTGACTGAAAGCCAGAAGCAACTATAGTGCAATATATACACATCTCAAGATGACCACTATCACAAGCAAAATTTATAGTAGCACATAAAGCAAAACTTATTTGAACTTCATTGACGTTTTTAGGCAAAACACATAAATTTCATAAAGACACAAACTATGATTGACAATCATATTGGCACTAGAATATATTATAATTGCATGTATAGATATTAAAAGTCCTTCTTTGATCTAGAATATATAGTGCAATATATACACACCTCGAGATGACCACTATCACAAGCAAAACTTATAGTAGCACATAAAGCAAAACTTATTTGAACTTCATTGACGTTTTTAGGCAAAACACATAAATTTCATAAAGACATAAACTATGATTGACAATCATATTGACACTGGAATATATTATAATTGCCTGAATAGATATTAAAAGGCCTTATTACACTTTAAACAATAGATTGGGGGGGGAGGAGCAGATGATGCCTTCCTGTCCCTTTTGAGCTGTACCATCACTAGTATTAAGTTGGAGGGCACGAGCATAAAAAATTCGGCAGTTATCTCACCTGTGGGTCTTGTCCTTGTTGTGCTGTTGTTGCTACCAGAAGAGCAAATATAGGGCATTGTCTGTCCAGTATCACCTGCAACAGGAAATCAACTTTAGCAAAAAAAAACCTTCAAGCTGCATAAAAATGTTCTGTTGACAGAGAGGAGTGGTTAACCTCCAGTTGCATGCAAAAAATTGGTATTCTGCAAAGGTTTCTCCGTCCAGCCAGGTATAGATGCAGCAGATTCATTTCTTAGTATTGCAGAAGCATCAGGCCTCCTTCCAAATCCGTTATCAGGAACAGCAGCTGAGCCTTGCAAGGATGGTCTCTCTTGTGAAAGAACTGGAGCTTAAAAAAAGGTTATTTTAAAGTTTGCCAATTTGACAATGATTCAATAGAAATAGTGCATACCAATTTTAGACGCTTTTTGTGGATATGGATGAGCAGCTTTTCTTTTTGGCCGAGGTGGAGGAAGATGTTCATTGGTTCCACTCTTTTGAACTTTAAGAAAATACTTCTGTGCGTGGCTACGTATCTACAAAAGTTACAATCTGTCTCAAGCTACTGTGGGTAACTGGGCATTGGGCAACACAATAGCTTCATCACGTAATAGAGATGTAGACCTAATACTACCTGAAATCACTAGAAATAATGGAATAGTGTATCCTTCACTCACCACATGCAAGTCAAATGGACTATCAAGAAACAACACATCCCATCTACTTGATTCACGCAGTCAGCAGCAAGTATTTGAAGCTCACATGCAAAGTAAGGATAGCAAGAAAATTCAGCAGATTTTTGAACAGGTGAAGTATTAGAACAAAAACACTAAAAATATATGGGAGAGGAAATATTGCATTAAACTAATGATTAATCAATTTATCAGCTTCAGTGGAACAATCCAAATAGAACACTTAACATTCTGAATAGCGAGACCGGCAAACCTGGATTCTGCATACCTTCTTCAGTTTTCATTCTAACTAGTACTACAACACAATATGCTAAAATGAAGCAAAAAGGTACAAAGGATTCCTGAATTGTGGAAACCCCATCTTTATTAAATTCACCTAGAGATCCATCCTTCCCAAAAGGTAGAGTATCTAATTCATCTGCAGGATACTAATTCAAAAAAGCTCATTCTACTTGTCACTAATATGACTAGATAGAAATTACCTGAATTACTGTTTTCGATCCAATAAatgcttcaatcttcttccaatcACGATCAAAGCTATACAAAGATAATAGAAAATTTGTAAACTACACTATACCTAGTGACGGAACTAGGAAATTAAATAAGCCGGggctgaaatttttaaaataataataatattaaaatatttaactttaCATGTAATGTTTGTACAGCTTTTACGACACACTAGATGACAttcctccgtccgcgaataggagtcttatttcttccggcacgagttttaagaaatgttaagaaaagtgggtggaagaaagttagtgaaatatcagtctcatttttatatattagtagttttaaattaaatgtgaggggattgagttagtggaatgtatgactcttttccatttatagtaataatgaaccgggactcctattcgcagacggaccaaaatgaaaaaacgagactcctattcgcggatgaGTAATTGTTTTCGACAAATCGCTATGTCTTGAAATCGCTTAAGAATagtcttattctaattttttttttaaattattcctCAATGTATACAACTAATATATTATTAGTTCATTCATCTCCCATTCTATTTTAGAAATATATCTTAAATAAGTTTCACatactaataaatttattaacaaCTATTTGCATAACACTTgcaaataattttatactactaattctaattctacCAAAACACCAAGTGATCTATTTTACAAAGATATCATAAATAAGTTTCACttactaataaatttattaactaCTACTTGCATAACAATTgcaaataattttatactactaattctaattctacCAAACCACCAAGTGATCTGAATCCAAGTACCAAGTACCAAGTAAATTAGGAGGTTTGGGGgcaaacaaaatttataaaaaacatGAGAAGTATTGCACACTGCACttaagattattttatttgataaaattatatacaTTTCCATATCAAATTTTAATCTGAATCGGGTAATTATGTCAAGGGCATCATTAGTTTATTATATCCAAAAATTAAAAGCAGCCCAACTATTATATAAATGGCCCAAAACTTATAAGCCCAAGtctcatcttctccaacaatttTTCAATTTCGCAGAatcagcggcggcggcggattcCGTGGAGTCTGGACGGTTGAAGTGCAGGGCTTAATCTGGGGCGGAGATCGGTCGGAGAACGCAGGAATAAGGTGGGGTCGGGGTTCGGTGCCCAGCGGGGGCTTGTCCCTACGTAGTTCCGTCGCAGGGGAAAAAAAGTTGTGGCTCAATTGAATAGAAATTGTAACAATATAGGCACTAATTCATCAAACACTAAACAACGCAATTCAAACAAACCAATAAATTACAAATTCGAAGCCACATTTCAACACTGCTCCAAAAACCCTAACAAAATCGAACCGAAAGCCATAATCTCAGACTTACAGCTGGGGCGCTTCGAGGAACTTGTCGTGCTCCGGTTCGGTCCAGCTCTCACGTGACTTGGTAATGGTGTAGGGTTTTCGGATTTTTTTATTGGGGTCCTCGGCCGGCGGCGTGCCATGACCAGCTGCCGGAGGCGAAAATAGGCCGATGTTCAGCAGCGCCATGCCGTTCCAATCCAAGAAGAAGCCCCCGGGTTGATTCGTGTTCAATGAGAGAACATGCGCTGTGTGTCAATGTGTGTGGCTGCTCCTTAACTGTGTGTATATTGCAGGAGTGAGGAGCCTACTGATGTGGTTTGTGTTTAGAATATAGATAGACTGTTTGGTTACATATCCCAACATAAaccaaatttcattttttttttgtgtagaaACCCAAACCCATATTTGCCTATTACTCACTAAATATATCAAAAAATTTTAGacatatagtaaaaaaaaagaggtgaaatttgaatttggtaTGGAAagttagggcacccgcaacgctgtgccgttgcggttcctatgccgttccggcggaacggttccgcggcggcacgcgtcgCCGTTCCGTGTCGTCGCCgttcctatttcatactcatttcaatcacaaacacacatctattcctctctatttccaccccaattttcatctcaaatcaactatattttccttctcccaaatttaatcaaactaatggatccttatgaaaaaatgcgtcaaatattggaacaatcacttgaagaagatcgaagacgggaggcggaagaagccgcgccaccccaacgacgctcccgtacgtacatccatcgtaaccgggaggaagccgccgcaaggttagtacgcgactacttctgcgataacccggtttggggagatacgtacttccgtcgccgtttccgcatggggaaaccgttatttctccacatcgcgaatactttggcagcccgggaagagttcttccaggaagggttcgacgcggtcggccgtcccagccacacgacgctgcagaaatgtactgcagcaatccgccagcttgcgactggacaaacggtcgacatgttcgacgaatacctccacatcggagacagcactgggcgaatgtgcttgctcaaattctgccaaggcgtccgggcagccttcaacgacgaatttctccgaaggccaagcacgaccgattgtcagttcctgctcaaccttcacgaaacagtgcacggattccccgggatgctcggcagcgtcgattgcatgcactggcaatggaagaattgcccggtggcgtggaaggggtcctacacgagcggccacaaaggcacccacccaaccgttatacttgaggccgttgccgactaccgcctttggatctggcacgcgtacttcggggtccccgggtcgaacaacgacgtaaacgtgctccaccagtccgacctcttgaccgaagttttggatggtaaagcgccggccatcaacttcgtcgccaacaaccggctttataaaatggggtactatctcgccgatggcatctacccgaagtggcctaccttcgtgaagacgtgcagcgggtctgcgaacccaaagcagactctttttgcgcagaagcaggaggctgctcgcaaggatgtggagagagcgttcggggttctccaagcgcgcttcaacatcatcaaagccccggctcgtacgtggttcatggaaaacatggtcgacatcatgtatacgtgcataatcttgcacaacatgattgtccaagacgaaggacccgaggcgggaaattggttcgacgacgaatcccccggaagctcaaccgcaagtagtccgcctcgaagtggagcgcatccgtctatacaagaacggttatctattcgtgcaaggacacgcgactctagtgcccacacccaactccaacatgatctaattgagcacatttgggcaaattttggcggatgaaattattaaaattgtgtacttttatttttttaggattttaattgtgtgctttttatttttttacgtttaagttgtaattttttttaatgttgtgtgtttttttaataaagtgtgtttgttttttaaagtgtgtttatttaaattgaattgggttggaaataaaaaaaatgaaattgaatgaatagtaatttaaggaacggttaaggaacggagggttgcaggttccgttccttagttaaggaatggagtaaaaaagtacagtggtgccctcaaatagtggtttaaggaacggtataagaacggtataggaacagcgttgtggatggccttagagtGAAATTACTTTTCAATGTATTTATACttaaaaatatatttctttTGATGGAAATGATTGGAGTGTGTATATACCGTTTAATTAGTACTCATCCGCATAACTTATAAGTTACAAATATGTCGCAAGTTTTTGGTGAAAATGAAATTGATAGATGCAAGACTAATTATGTTAATTTTCAGAACAACGATGTCTATGTAAACTTGAACTTTGTTGTACTCCGCATAATTAACCGTTACTCCTATCAAGTAAGACtagttttcaataaaattgaaattgatcTATGTAAATTTGAAATGTTGTCGTTTCGGTCATTCTAGTCAAGTTGTTCATATTTTTTATCACATATTTTTAAGATGAGTTGTTcggtaaaaaaaatagtttaataTTTTAGAGAGGAattcatttctaaaaatataaaatgaatattttgaatgagaaactaaaaaaaatatgatcttAAATAGGAAGGGGAGTAATTTACTATAGTGGTTCACAATTCACTACAAACGTGAATTGGGTTGAAGTTATCCTTCAATAATCTTTATCAGGTCACATTATCTAGTTAAATAAGCGCCACGTCATCTGCATAAGTTAATATCATGGGACAAATTTTaagttataataaaattatggcTGAAGCAAACCAATCTCTTCATTACtcttttctctttatttaatttCGCCCCAAGTTTAGGAAAAAATCTCAATCCAATCATAGAATTAAGATTGAATTATAAAAATGGTTTTTGGACTATAGATTTATCTCGTCCATTTCCTGGGATTTAAAAATATCACTAGACATCATTGGACTAAgagtttattttaaaaatagtcattttgactattttttatccaaaaatgcccttttggGCTTGTgggcaatttttttttctttcacatttttaactttttcaatctgatattatttcaataaggttctaaatctgatattatttcaaaattatcttattctttctcttttttttcatcattcactttgtttttttatttcaatactagatttaattttataaaattaaatttcaaatttagctttttaaatactaataaattgattttaattaaaaatattaattaatatattctattataaaagcGTTTTGTGTAGGGGTGGAATTGTGAAATAATAtaagattgaaaaagttaaaaagGCGGAAAGACAAAATTGTTCAAGAGCCCAAAAAGGTATTTTCAGATAAAAAATAGCCAAAAGGaccattttttaaataaaacttTAATCCAAGAATGtttgacgatatttttaaagtctaaaaATTATAAGCGAGATAAACTCGGACCATTTTTATAGTAGACTCCTACCCATGTATATGCTCCACAGCCTACACTTTAATAACTTCAGCCCGAAACTGCAAAGTTCAAAAATGTTACATATTGAATAAATACATTGGGCCAATACAAAAAGTAGCAGGCCTAAAACAATCACCGCTCTTTCCGCCACCCTCTTCTCTCTCAACCTCCGCCAATTTCTTTCAGGAGCGACTCTCCAATTTCTTCTCCCTACTCCTCCCTCTCTCACCTTTCTTCTTCCCCAAATCGAAACCCTAACTGAACACATCTTTCTCTCTGCACGAACAGCTGACGCCGCCAGCTTTTCCGCGGCACCACCGCCACTGCAGATCTCTTTACTACCAGTCAGtctaaatttctatttttaaaagacgagagatagtatataaattaaattcgTCATTCACTAGTTTTTATGATATAACTATATATTAATTGTATTTATATATGTTTATTACAATATCCTAGTTCGGTTAATAATCGATTTGAATCTTTAACCAGTAGCTTTAGTGATTTACTTATAACTATTTCAACTTTGAAACAGTGCTAATTGGGTGACTAAAATGGAGTTATCATAACAGTTATCAAGATAGAGATCCCAATTTTGTAGACCTTTAGTCCAATAAAGTAGATCTGCAACACGCTAAAAAATGATGACTATGACTTCTTCCTGTTGACTCTTGAGTCTAAATCATGTGGCTTAAAATTTGAAACAACTCAATTCTAGGTCAGGTTAGTACTTATCTTTAAAttacttatacaataaatcaaTGATATCTTTCTCTTATTCATTCATTTATTTGATGGAGTATATGTTTGAAAGAGTCGTCCTTatataatttcttattttatatttttacaagTTACTCATCCA
This portion of the Salvia splendens isolate huo1 chromosome 10, SspV2, whole genome shotgun sequence genome encodes:
- the LOC121753017 gene encoding protein REVEILLE 6-like isoform X3; its protein translation is MALLNIGLFSPPAAGHGTPPAEDPNKKIRKPYTITKSRESWTEPEHDKFLEAPQLFDRDWKKIEAFIGSKTVIQIRSHAQKYFLKVQKSGTNEHLPPPRPKRKAAHPYPQKASKIERPSLQGSAAVPDNGFGRRPDASAILRNESAASIPGWTEKPLQNTNFLHATGGDTGQTMPYICSSGSNNSTTRTRPTVLPDFVQVYSFIGSVFDPNVTGHLQKLKKMDPIDIETVLLLMRNLSINLASRDFENHRRVLSSYEIDPKKDNAFHVTGSILCSQSEGAG
- the LOC121753017 gene encoding protein REVEILLE 6-like isoform X4; translation: MALLNIGLFSPPAAGHGTPPAEDPNKKIRKPYTITKSRESWTEPEHDKFLEAPQLFDRDWKKIEAFIGSKTVIQIRSHAQKYFLKVQKSGTNEHLPPPRPKRKAAHPYPQKASKIAAVPDNGFGRRPDASAILRNESAASIPGWTEKPLQNTNFLHATGGDTGQTMPYICSSGSNNSTTRTRPTVLPDFVQVYSFIGSVFDPNVTGHLQKLKKMDPIDIETVLLLMRNLSINLASRDFENHRRVLSSYEIDPKKDNAFHVTGSILCSQSEGAG
- the LOC121753017 gene encoding protein REVEILLE 6-like isoform X1, with product MALLNIGLFSPPAAGHGTPPAEDPNKKIRKPYTITKSRESWTEPEHDKFLEAPQLFDRDWKKIEAFIGSKTVIQIRSHAQKYFLKVQKSGTNEHLPPPRPKRKAAHPYPQKASKIAPVLSQERPSLQGSAAVPDNGFGRRPDASAILRNESAASIPGWTEKPLQNTNFLHATGGDTGQTMPYICSSGSNNSTTRTRPTVLPDFVQVYSFIGSVFDPNVTGHLQKLKKMDPIDIETVLLLMRNLSINLASRDFENHRRVLSSYEIDPKKDNAFHVTGSILCSQSEGAG
- the LOC121753017 gene encoding protein REVEILLE 6-like isoform X2 translates to MALLNIGLFSPPAAGHGTPPAEDPNKKIRKPYTITKSRESWTEPEHDKFLEAPQLFDRDWKKIEAFIGSKTVIQIRSHAQKYFLKVQKSGTNEHLPPPRPKRKAAHPYPQKASKIVLSQERPSLQGSAAVPDNGFGRRPDASAILRNESAASIPGWTEKPLQNTNFLHATGGDTGQTMPYICSSGSNNSTTRTRPTVLPDFVQVYSFIGSVFDPNVTGHLQKLKKMDPIDIETVLLLMRNLSINLASRDFENHRRVLSSYEIDPKKDNAFHVTGSILCSQSEGAG